One genomic segment of Anguilla anguilla isolate fAngAng1 chromosome 2, fAngAng1.pri, whole genome shotgun sequence includes these proteins:
- the tmem26b gene encoding transmembrane protein 26b — MILVSFICAIVTRSLFILVSLISVLRVTLVTNNCRYWFLTFLFLPLIVEMFFTLKRRKGNGYKWFSPPLLLFLMSIIPSMWILELDDHMNKTNDLQCRKLNSAKNWKSIINSLINSPMKNDTSEDPLKLLSSVCADDWILVLHESLLVLLIVGKWLLPLGGGVTRDKLAQLLLSFVGTAADILEFTNETLSDIKDHSSKLVYLILAVWTWSMLQFPFHLSVVKSTEDEYCEDQSDSLLKKHGTEIWNIMQSLFIQDGPFLLVRLMVMIYFEVLHPMLVFFTVKNLLMILLNLYYLVVICQDYRSSALQVT, encoded by the exons atGATCCTGGTTAGTTTTATATGCGCAATTGTTACCAGATCATTGTTCATTCTTGTTTCGCTCATTTCTGTCTTAAGAGTGACATTGGTTACAAATAATTGCCGGTATTGGTTTCTGACCTTTTTGTTCTTGCCTCTGATTGTCGAAATGTTTTTCActttgaaaagaagaaaaggaaatggCTACAAGTG GTTTTCGCCACCTCTCTTGCTATTTCTCATGAGCATTATACCATCTATGTGGATTTTGGAATTAGACGACcacatgaataaaacaaatgatcTTCAG tgccGGAAACTGAACTCAGCCAAGAATTGGAAAAGCATTATAAATTCCCTTATAAACAGCCCCATGAAAAATGACACCTCTGag GACCCTTTAAAATTGCTGTCTTCTGTGTGCGCTGATGACTGGATTCTAGTCCTGCATGAGAGCCTCCTGGTCCTGCTTATTGTGGGGAAGTGGCTGCTGCCCCTCGGAGGTGGGGTGACCCGGGACAAGCTCGCACAGCTTCTCCTCAGCTTTGTGGGAACCGCCGCTGACATACTGGAGTTCACTAACGAGACGCTCTCAGACATAAA GGACCACAGTTCTAAACTGGTCTATCTCATTTTGGCAGTGTGGACATGGAGCATGCTTCAGTTTCCTTTTCATCTGTCAG TGGTGAAATCAACAGAAGACGAATATTGTGAGGATCAGAGTGACTCTCTTCTGAAGAAGCATGGAACTGAAATCTGGAACATCATGCAGAGTCTCTTTATCCAGGACGGACCCTTCCTTTTGGTCCGGCTGATGGTCATGATCTACTTTGAGGTCTTGCATCCAATGCTGGTCTTCTTCACTGTCAAGAATCTTCTGATGATATTACTGAACCTGTACTACCTGGTTGTCATATGCCAGGATTACAGATCATCTGCCTTGCAGGTCACATGA